Below is a genomic region from Triticum dicoccoides isolate Atlit2015 ecotype Zavitan chromosome 5A, WEW_v2.0, whole genome shotgun sequence.
AATTCCCTTCTCTTGTCTTGGTCCACTAATAGCTCCTCCATGCACGCACAAGAACTGCACCTTTTTCCAGCAACAAATCTCACGCCATTGCTCCTGTCAGACCAATTTGCTCGCAGCCGGCTTTCCACGCGGTGTCTTGCATCACGCGGCTCCCAAACAGCCCAGCCTGGGCCTCGCAGCCATAGGCCATCGTGCCTCATGCCACGCCCGCCCGCCCGCGACTAGGCCTCACGTCCTTCAGTGCGTCCGTCACGCCCGCACCTGAACCGTGGCCTTGCCGCATGCTTGGGCATCGAGCGTTCGTCGTACACACCCTGGCAAGCGAGTCCGCACGTGCCGCCAGCCAACGATCGCATCTCGCCAACAACGAGATGCCGAGAAGTTCAGCTTCAGCACGATTCCGCCGAGATCCGCATCTGGCATGCTGCCGCTGCAATCGCCGCCTGACAAACGCATCCGCCTCGTGCGTCCTAATTGCTTTTCACCTGACGATCTCCGAACGTTGCCGAGGTCCTCCTGAAATCGTGCGAACCCGCACGTTCACCGTGACCATCCATCGGTCTTCGTCGCTTCCTCTAAATCAAAGATCCCGCAATCTCGAACatcgaaccttgctcatgataccacttgttagaataaatccgaggcgctccgtcgatctaccgatgaccaagcaatcacacaagcacgacaccgagatttgttaacgaggttcaccgatcatggctacatccccggggcatgactacgggcgctcctccccatgacaccgtcacaataccgcaccctggcCGCCCGGgcaccggcacacgccgccggctcccccgcgtgcccgtgctattatgttgacataggttacatcgtgtgtctacctccgatatatatgagaggcctaggatacaggtgtcctattaggacacaactcctaccctgtctacacaccgtacgactccaagtccaactgtaatttaacttgtacaataatattcgacacaactctaacactaATCGCGTGCGGCCACACCTCTAATTACTACACAAGGCCATGCACGCCGTTGATCTCACGCGGCGCCGTCGACGCGGGCCTTGGTGACGCCGGCGCAGGCGTCGACGAAGTCGCCGTCGATGAAGTCGGTGGAGAAGACCTGCAGGCGGTCGCCGAGGCCCTTGGCGAAGGCCTCGGCGATGAAGCTGCGCGCGTAGCCGCGGATGCGGTTGGTGACGGGCCGCACGCACACCACCGGGTTGTCGGCCTGCGGCGTCACCGTGTTCTCCACCCGGTACAGGTACCGCCGGTCCTTCGCCGGCGGCTGCTGGCCCAGGAACTTGAGGTTGCTCTCGTACTTGGTCTCCGGCAGGTCCGTGTCGATCCAGTTGTCCCTGAGGTACCCGGCGCTCCACAGCGGCTCGCCGCGCCCGGGCGCCGGCGACTTGCGCGGCTTCCACACGCAGATCACCCGCCGCGGGAGCAGCTCCGCGACCGTCTTGTGAAACACCGCCTCGTCCTGCGGGATCAGGTGCTCCCCGAGCCGCTCCACCAGGTACTTGGCGAAGTCCGGCGGGTCCTCGCGGCCGAACTCGGTGCGGATCTCGAGGACCAGGACCTCCGACACGGTCTCGGACAGGAATCGGAGGACGTCGTCGAGCACGACGTCGACGGAGTAGGTGGCGAGCACGCCGTGGCAGACGCGGCGCTCCTCCTGCACGCGGACGTCGAGGAGGCGGCAGCCGAGGGCGAGCTGGTGGTAGACGGAGAGCGACTGGCACTGCGCGAAGGGGCGGGTGATGAAGGGGATGCCGATCTTGTTGGTGGCCGAGTCGTGGGTGCCCGGCCACACCACCTGGTGCAGGCGCAGGCGGTCGGGCCCCAGCTCCGCCATCCACGCCTTGCGGTCGGCGGGGCGGTGGGCGCAGCCGGGGAAGTCGTCGCCGCAGGAGGTGCAGCGCTCGGACATGGCCAGCTTCTGCGTGGTGACCAGCTTGCGGCGGTTCACCTGCGCCGAGAAGAAGGCGCCCATGGCGTCCAGCGGGTGCTTCTTGCCGCTGTCGTCGCTATtggggggagaggaggaagacatggccggccctcctccttccTATAAATAGCGGCTCTGACCTGGACCTGGACGTGGTCGTGGTCGTCGCCGTGAGCGTGAGctcgagcgagcgagagagagagctcGGGGCTGGTTGACTGATGATTGATTAATGGCGCCAAAAATATTAGACTGCGTCAGCTAGCTCTGGATGTATGGACATGTGGAGATGTTGTCtatggggaaggaggaggaagcgagGGGGGAAGCGTGGCGTGTTATTTCTTGGGCGTTTGTGTGTGTTGGTTGGTCCGATCCGACTGGCGTtaggtgggtgggtgggtgcggtGGTGGCAGCACGGACAATATGATTTATTTCCTTGTTCAGAAAAGGGTGATAGGATGGGTTAGGGCCACGAGGACAGCGATAGGTTGCAGCTTATCAATATGGAGCTCGTACAATTTCGAGAAGAAAAAATGGAGCTCGTGTCTGTATAATTCAGTTGTGTCCATGAAGACTTTGGGACGAAATGCTCGTGGGGTAAAGCATGTGGAATCCCGAACACGAACGGGCCCGGATTAAAATGGAGCTGGATTCGGATTTAAGCAGTGGATTTGCAGGGCAGGGATGGTACGATAGCATGtggaatcccggcagagagacaggcCCGGGCAAAGCATCTCAACTCGTATATCCAACATAACATTCGAAAAGGAAATTCGGAATACTCAATAGTAGTAGTTTTTTCGGAATATTCAACAGttacgacgtgtttgcgtggcaaacgGCCCAGAATGAGTGAATTTGTCCTGTAGGTGACTGGCGCCAATGAACAGTTTTAGCATCCAGAAATTCCCCTCCAAAAGGAAAATAAACGGACACGAACGGGCCGGGGCGTTAGACGTGCGATCGCTGTCCAATCATGAACCACGAGCTCTGTTTTTACTCCATTTTTGTACAGTAATAAAACGGATGAGACCAATCAGTAGCTCTCAGATGGCCCAGAATGAGCAAAGGCTCGCGCTGCAACACACGGCGAGCCACATGATGGCCTCATCCTATCATGCATGCTTCGAGCAA
It encodes:
- the LOC119302657 gene encoding uncharacterized protein LOC119302657 yields the protein MSSSSPPNSDDSGKKHPLDAMGAFFSAQVNRRKLVTTQKLAMSERCTSCGDDFPGCAHRPADRKAWMAELGPDRLRLHQVVWPGTHDSATNKIGIPFITRPFAQCQSLSVYHQLALGCRLLDVRVQEERRVCHGVLATYSVDVVLDDVLRFLSETVSEVLVLEIRTEFGREDPPDFAKYLVERLGEHLIPQDEAVFHKTVAELLPRRVICVWKPRKSPAPGRGEPLWSAGYLRDNWIDTDLPETKYESNLKFLGQQPPAKDRRYLYRVENTVTPQADNPVVCVRPVTNRIRGYARSFIAEAFAKGLGDRLQVFSTDFIDGDFVDACAGVTKARVDGAA